The sequence below is a genomic window from Desulfobulbus oligotrophicus.
TTGAAGAGCTCTTTGATTTTCTTGGAGAAAACAATATAGAGATTGTTACCCAGGAAGAGTCAGGAAAAAGAAAAACTCTTTCCGGCGAAGAGTGGACCGGAAAAAAAATAGACGAAGAAGAGGTTGTTGTTGATGCTTTACCCGACAGTGAAGAGCACGAGTCGGAGGAAACCACTACAACCTATCTGCGTGAAATGGGGCAGTTTGATCTGCTGACCCCGGAAGAAGAGGCAAAATATTCCAAAACCATCCGCGAAGGATTTAACGCCATAATTGAGGCTATCCGGGAGGACGCCTCAGACGCAACAGAGATTAAGATGCTCATCGAACGGATTGATCTCTGGCATCGGCGCGATCCCACTTTAAAGCCGAAGAAGCAACAGTTGAACTACATGCGGCACTGCGTGAGCAATGCTAATCGTAAGTACCCGGAAAAAAGGGAGTTGCTTGAACTGGTCACTAAAGTCGAAGCGTACAATCGATCGATTGATTTTGCAAAAGACTCGATGATTCGTGCCAATCTGAGGCTGGTTGTCTCTATTGCCAAACGATATATGCATCAGGGTTTGACGCTGGCCGACCTTATTCAGGAAGGCAATCTTGGTCTGATGAGGGCTGTTTTCCGGTTTGATTATAAAAAAGGGAATAAATTTTCCACCTATGCCTCCTGGTGGATACGCCAGGCGATCACCAGAGCTATTCTCGACAAAACCAGAACTATCCGATTGCCTGTGCATTTTTTAGAGCTGCGCAGTCAATTTTTTAAGGCCTTTTATTCGTTATTAAAAGAGTTAGGGCGCGAACCGACGCCGGTTGAGATTTCGAAAATAACCGATTTGCCAATGGACAAGATCCTGGCAATTCTTGAGGCCTCCAGGGAACCTATTTCACTGGAAACCCCTGTAGGCGACGATGATTCAACACTTGGTGATTTTCTTGAAAATCAGGAGTCGGAATCACCCTATGATGCTGTGCAGAACAGAGAGTTGGCTCATAGGGTAACGGAAGTTTTGTCCACTCTGACCGATAGAGAGGAAAGGATCATCAGGTTACGGTTTGGTATTGGTGAGAAGGCTGAGTATACTCTCGAGGAGATCGGTAAGCAGTTCAATGTTTCTCGAGAGCGGATTCGACAGATTGAAAAGAAAGCGCTCAATCGGTTACGGCACTCAAGCCGACGTGAAAAACTCCGTTATTTCCTGGATTAACAACCAATCTTTAAAGTAGACTTAAGCCCCTTTCTTTCAAAGCATAAGGGGCTTCTTTTTTTCTAATAGAGCCCATAGCCCTCTTATTATGGATACATATATTGAACAGGCAGGATTGAAATCAATCCTGCAAAAGGTCCGAGCAGGTGAACGTCTGACCATTGAAGATGGACGATCTCTCTATAATCATCCGAATATACTCGCAGTTGGTTACTTGGCCAATATCGTACGAGAACAAAAAAACGGCAACCAGGCATTTTTTATCTACAACCAGCACATCAATTATTCAAATATCTGTACTAATCTCTGTAAATTCTGTGCCTTTGGTAAAGAAAAAGGAGATGCTCTTGCCTATGAGATGAGCGTTGAAGAAATCAAGGCAAAGGTCAGAGAAAGGCTGGATGAGCCCATCAATGAGATTCATATGGTGGGCGGTATCCATCCGGATCTTCCCTTTTCATACTATCTTGATGCCTTGCGCGGTATCAAGGAGGTAAGACCAGATGTTCATATCCAGGCTTTTACCTGTGTTGAGATTCATCATCTCGCTCAGTTGGCCGGTCAGTCAGTGCAACAGACCTTAAACGATCTGGTTGACGCCGGACTTGGCTCTCTGCCGGGTGGTGGCGCTGAGGTGTTTAGCCCTCGCATCCGCCAGGCCACCTGTGAAAGAAAGCTTCCGGGAACAGGCTGGCTTGAAGTCGCTAAAATTGCCCATCAGCAGGGATTACGCACGAACGCCACCATGTTGTATGGTCACATTGAAACCATTGATGAACGCCTGGAACACCTTGATGCCCTGCGCCGCACTCAAGATGAAACCGGTGGGTT
It includes:
- a CDS encoding sigma-70 family RNA polymerase sigma factor, translating into MLSGIKNDLLEAGKDEGCITFQHLNELLPDQIKDPGAIEELFDFLGENNIEIVTQEESGKRKTLSGEEWTGKKIDEEEVVVDALPDSEEHESEETTTTYLREMGQFDLLTPEEEAKYSKTIREGFNAIIEAIREDASDATEIKMLIERIDLWHRRDPTLKPKKQQLNYMRHCVSNANRKYPEKRELLELVTKVEAYNRSIDFAKDSMIRANLRLVVSIAKRYMHQGLTLADLIQEGNLGLMRAVFRFDYKKGNKFSTYASWWIRQAITRAILDKTRTIRLPVHFLELRSQFFKAFYSLLKELGREPTPVEISKITDLPMDKILAILEASREPISLETPVGDDDSTLGDFLENQESESPYDAVQNRELAHRVTEVLSTLTDREERIIRLRFGIGEKAEYTLEEIGKQFNVSRERIRQIEKKALNRLRHSSRREKLRYFLD
- the mqnE gene encoding aminofutalosine synthase MqnE — its product is MDTYIEQAGLKSILQKVRAGERLTIEDGRSLYNHPNILAVGYLANIVREQKNGNQAFFIYNQHINYSNICTNLCKFCAFGKEKGDALAYEMSVEEIKAKVRERLDEPINEIHMVGGIHPDLPFSYYLDALRGIKEVRPDVHIQAFTCVEIHHLAQLAGQSVQQTLNDLVDAGLGSLPGGGAEVFSPRIRQATCERKLPGTGWLEVAKIAHQQGLRTNATMLYGHIETIDERLEHLDALRRTQDETGGFLAFIPLAFHPKNTQLTEHSGTTGINDLKNIAVSRLMLDNFPHIKAYWVMIGPKLAQVALSFGADDMDGTVKEEVITHMAGAETAQALGHKTLIRLIQEAGRQPVQRDTLYNILATY